One genomic window of Ramlibacter agri includes the following:
- a CDS encoding NnrS family protein: MSEPAGAQAWRWRNVLQSPHRVGFLSGMAVLVAASAWWALVQADRSGLGPGLRYAVSPTLTHATIMVFGFMPAFFAGFLFTAGPRWLELPPQRASSLVAPLGVQAIGWLSWLLGAHLGERIAQAGLALVLAGFVVVTWRFAALVRASMADDRVHARVIAGAHIVGCACLAGVLAASLAGDGAVAIEAARTGLWWFIVPVFLAAADRLIPFFSADALPAGRLAFARHSLALLLALAALEGASIRVTWPHLQVAVGLLECVATVLLLALAIAWTRVKRLASRLLVMFHTGLLWLALSLLLAGAGRLLTTGTGEDVLPLAGLHALAMGGLGSLMLAMVSRVSAGHGGRPDTGDAWLWGLFCLLQVAVVLRVAAAVVPLQGLLTVAALGWAVTMLAWGVRHADWYGRPRFVSARQHAGVAARTQPTGEQR; this comes from the coding sequence GTGAGCGAGCCCGCCGGCGCGCAGGCCTGGCGCTGGCGGAACGTGCTGCAGTCGCCGCATCGCGTCGGCTTTCTCTCCGGCATGGCGGTGCTGGTTGCCGCGAGCGCGTGGTGGGCGCTGGTGCAAGCAGATCGTTCGGGACTCGGGCCGGGGCTGCGCTACGCGGTGTCGCCCACGCTCACGCATGCAACGATCATGGTGTTCGGCTTCATGCCGGCCTTCTTCGCCGGTTTCCTGTTCACTGCCGGGCCGCGCTGGCTGGAGCTGCCACCGCAGCGTGCGTCGTCACTGGTTGCGCCGCTGGGTGTGCAGGCCATCGGCTGGCTGTCGTGGCTGCTTGGGGCACATCTCGGTGAACGTATCGCGCAGGCGGGTCTCGCGCTCGTCCTGGCCGGATTCGTCGTCGTGACCTGGCGCTTCGCCGCGCTCGTGCGCGCGAGCATGGCGGACGACCGTGTGCATGCGCGGGTGATCGCCGGCGCGCACATCGTCGGCTGCGCCTGCCTCGCGGGCGTGCTGGCTGCGTCGCTGGCTGGCGACGGCGCAGTTGCGATCGAGGCCGCACGCACGGGCTTGTGGTGGTTCATCGTGCCGGTGTTCCTCGCAGCGGCCGACCGGCTGATTCCGTTCTTCTCGGCCGATGCGCTGCCGGCGGGACGCCTGGCCTTTGCGCGGCACAGTCTTGCGCTGCTGCTGGCGCTGGCGGCGCTGGAGGGTGCTTCGATCCGGGTTACGTGGCCGCATCTGCAGGTCGCAGTCGGCTTGCTGGAATGCGTCGCGACGGTCTTGCTGCTCGCGCTGGCCATTGCATGGACCCGCGTGAAGCGGCTCGCCAGCCGGCTGCTGGTCATGTTCCACACGGGCTTGTTGTGGCTCGCGCTGTCCTTGCTGCTGGCCGGCGCCGGCCGCCTGTTGACCACTGGGACCGGTGAAGACGTGTTGCCGCTCGCAGGATTGCATGCGCTGGCGATGGGAGGGCTGGGGTCGCTGATGCTGGCGATGGTGAGTCGCGTGTCGGCCGGGCATGGGGGACGGCCGGACACCGGAGACGCCTGGTTGTGGGGGCTGTTCTGCTTGCTGCAGGTCGCGGTGGTGCTGCGCGTGGCGGCGGCGGTGGTTCCACTGCAAGGCCTGTTGACAGTGGCTGCGCTGGGTTGGGCGGTCACGATGCTGGCCTGGGGCGTGCGCCATGCCGATTGGTATGGGAGGCCGCGGTTCGTGTCGGCGCGCCAGCATGCCGGGGTCGCTGCGCGAACCCAGCCTACGGGAGAGCAGCGGTAG
- a CDS encoding adenosylcobalamin-dependent ribonucleoside-diphosphate reductase → MKRDPSPNQLPALPAQQISQDVLREKYLKPGEAAEADVLRRVARALASAEAEPVRADWEQKFFDNLNGGAIGAGRIMSAAGTALEATLINCFVQPVGDSIQGRDDEGFPGIYEALREAAETMRRGGGVGYDFSRIRPRGAEVKATHSLASGPCSYMDVFDHSCSTVESAGARRGAQMGVLRIDHPDVLEFITAKRTPGRWNNFNVSVAVGDEFMRILQAGGDWALVHKAKPGAALVAQGAHLRSDGLWVYRTLPAQQLWDTVMRSAYDFAEPGVLFMETINRDNNLRYAERIDAVNPCGEEALPPYGCCDLGPVILTRFVSHPFGFGGAPAFDFERFARAVAVQVRALDNVLEITHWPLPQQQAEAVSKRRIGVGFTGLGNALAMLRLRYDAADGREMAARIGRCMRDAAYAASVELAAEKGPFPLFDADPYLEAGTFASRLDEPLKQAIRQHGIRNSHLLAIAPTGTVSLAFADNASNGIEPPFSWAYKRRKRGADNTFVEYVVEDHAWRLFRSLGGDTTQLPPYFVSALQMPAADHLAMMEAVQPFIDSAISKTVNVPADYPYADFQGLYLEAWRAGLKGLATYRPNEILGAVLSTDTAPAPEVERRKVDPMRAIVESRPKGQLPGVVEKVEYWTQQGRQTLYIVVSFLPVEDGRERAIEFFMPVGQSGESQQWITSSMRMLSLAARGGFLERALADMRKVLWDRGPVRLGTYTKADGTAVPMWHDSEVAAIAYAIQNIIARRQGEPVAQLATPPAAAPATVATPGLMAGAKCPECGAHAMIRKDGCDFCTQCGHVGTCG, encoded by the coding sequence ATGAAGCGCGATCCTTCCCCGAACCAGCTGCCGGCGCTGCCCGCGCAGCAGATCAGCCAGGACGTCCTGCGCGAGAAGTACCTGAAGCCCGGCGAAGCGGCCGAGGCCGACGTGCTGCGACGCGTCGCGCGCGCACTCGCGAGCGCCGAGGCCGAGCCTGTGCGCGCCGACTGGGAACAGAAGTTCTTCGACAACCTGAATGGCGGCGCGATCGGCGCGGGCCGCATCATGAGCGCGGCCGGCACCGCGCTGGAAGCCACTCTCATCAACTGCTTCGTGCAGCCGGTGGGCGACAGCATCCAGGGCCGCGACGACGAAGGCTTCCCCGGCATCTACGAAGCGCTGCGCGAAGCGGCCGAGACCATGCGGCGCGGCGGCGGCGTCGGCTACGACTTCTCGCGCATCCGCCCGCGCGGGGCCGAGGTCAAGGCCACGCATTCGCTGGCCTCGGGCCCGTGCAGCTACATGGACGTGTTCGACCACTCGTGTTCGACGGTGGAAAGCGCCGGCGCGCGCCGCGGCGCGCAGATGGGCGTGCTGCGCATCGACCACCCCGACGTGCTGGAGTTCATCACGGCCAAGCGCACGCCGGGCCGCTGGAACAACTTCAACGTGTCGGTGGCGGTGGGCGACGAGTTCATGCGCATCCTGCAGGCCGGCGGCGACTGGGCGCTGGTGCACAAGGCGAAGCCTGGCGCCGCGCTGGTCGCGCAGGGCGCGCACCTGCGCAGCGACGGTCTGTGGGTGTATCGCACGCTGCCGGCGCAGCAGTTGTGGGACACGGTGATGCGTTCGGCCTACGACTTCGCCGAGCCGGGCGTGTTGTTCATGGAGACGATCAACCGCGACAACAACCTGCGGTATGCGGAGCGGATCGATGCCGTGAACCCGTGCGGTGAGGAAGCCTTGCCTCCGTACGGCTGCTGCGACCTGGGCCCCGTCATCCTCACCCGTTTCGTGAGCCACCCGTTCGGCTTCGGCGGCGCGCCGGCCTTCGACTTCGAGCGCTTCGCCCGGGCCGTGGCGGTGCAGGTGCGCGCGCTCGACAACGTGCTGGAGATCACGCATTGGCCGCTGCCGCAGCAGCAGGCGGAAGCGGTCTCCAAGCGGCGCATCGGCGTCGGCTTCACGGGCCTGGGCAATGCGCTGGCCATGCTGCGCCTGCGCTACGACGCGGCCGACGGCCGCGAGATGGCCGCGCGCATCGGCCGCTGCATGCGCGATGCCGCCTATGCGGCTTCGGTGGAACTCGCCGCGGAGAAGGGGCCCTTCCCGCTGTTCGACGCGGACCCCTACCTGGAAGCCGGCACCTTCGCGAGCCGCCTGGACGAGCCGCTCAAGCAGGCGATCCGCCAGCACGGCATCCGCAACAGCCACCTGCTGGCGATCGCTCCCACCGGCACCGTCAGCCTCGCCTTCGCCGACAACGCGTCCAACGGCATCGAGCCGCCCTTCTCCTGGGCCTACAAGCGCCGCAAGCGCGGGGCCGACAACACCTTCGTCGAGTACGTGGTGGAAGACCACGCCTGGCGCCTGTTCCGTTCGCTGGGTGGCGACACCACGCAGCTCCCGCCCTATTTCGTCTCGGCGCTGCAGATGCCCGCCGCGGACCACCTGGCGATGATGGAAGCGGTACAGCCCTTCATCGACAGCGCGATCTCGAAGACGGTGAACGTGCCGGCCGACTACCCCTACGCCGACTTCCAGGGCCTGTACCTCGAAGCCTGGCGCGCCGGGCTGAAGGGCCTGGCCACCTACCGGCCCAACGAAATCCTCGGCGCCGTGCTGTCGACGGACACCGCCCCCGCGCCCGAGGTGGAGCGGCGCAAGGTCGACCCGATGCGCGCCATCGTCGAAAGCCGGCCCAAGGGCCAGCTGCCCGGCGTGGTGGAGAAGGTCGAATACTGGACGCAGCAAGGCCGGCAGACCCTGTACATCGTCGTGTCCTTCCTGCCGGTGGAAGACGGGCGCGAGCGCGCCATCGAGTTCTTCATGCCGGTGGGCCAGAGCGGCGAGTCGCAGCAGTGGATCACCTCCAGCATGCGCATGTTGTCGCTGGCCGCGCGCGGCGGCTTCCTGGAGCGCGCGCTGGCCGACATGCGCAAGGTGCTGTGGGACCGCGGGCCGGTGCGCCTGGGCACGTACACGAAGGCCGACGGCACCGCCGTGCCGATGTGGCACGACTCGGAAGTGGCCGCCATCGCCTATGCGATCCAGAACATCATCGCGCGGCGCCAGGGCGAGCCTGTCGCGCAACTGGCCACGCCACCGGCAGCGGCGCCCGCGACGGTGGCCACGCCGGGCCTGATGGCTGGCGCCAAGTGCCCCGAATGCGGTGCCCACGCGATGATCCGCAAGGACGGCTGCGACTTCTGCACCCAGTGCGGGCACGTGGGAACCTGCGGGTGA
- a CDS encoding NAD(P)H-dependent flavin oxidoreductase produces MELQAWNFRGRKLRPIVQGGMGVGVSAGRLAGTVASFDAMGTISSVDLRRLHPDLMERTARLEGPEAKAQIDAANREALAREIRRARELAQGRGLIAVNVMKALDQYTTYVRQALESGADALAVGAGLPLDLPELARDFPQVALIPILSDARGVQLLVRKWEKKGRLPDAIVIEHPRLAGGHLGAAALADLQDRRFDFDVVLPEVLAFFRAAGLEGKIPLIAAGGIASHEDIVRLQGLGAAAAQLGTAFAVTCESDASEAFKQVLAGAKPEDIVEFTSVAGLPARAVRTPWLEKYLRLQERMQKHAHEKAHCTMWFDCLAHCGLRDGKAAWGQFCIDKVLGHALSGDVRKGLFFRGAGRLPFGEQIRPVRDLLQQLCGDSMEASNA; encoded by the coding sequence ATGGAACTGCAGGCATGGAACTTCCGGGGCCGCAAGCTGCGCCCCATCGTCCAGGGTGGCATGGGCGTCGGCGTCTCCGCCGGCCGGCTCGCCGGCACCGTGGCTTCCTTCGACGCGATGGGCACGATCTCCTCGGTCGACCTGCGCCGGCTGCATCCGGACCTGATGGAGCGCACCGCCCGCCTCGAAGGCCCGGAGGCCAAGGCGCAGATCGATGCGGCCAACCGCGAAGCACTGGCCCGCGAGATCCGTCGCGCGCGAGAACTCGCGCAGGGCCGCGGCCTCATCGCCGTCAACGTGATGAAGGCGCTGGACCAGTACACGACCTACGTCCGGCAGGCCCTGGAGAGCGGCGCCGACGCGCTCGCTGTCGGCGCCGGCCTGCCGCTGGACCTGCCGGAGCTGGCGCGCGACTTCCCGCAGGTGGCGCTGATCCCGATCCTCTCGGACGCTCGCGGCGTGCAGTTGCTGGTGCGCAAGTGGGAGAAGAAGGGCCGGCTGCCGGACGCCATCGTGATCGAGCATCCGCGCCTGGCCGGCGGCCACCTCGGCGCCGCCGCACTGGCCGACCTGCAGGACCGCCGCTTCGACTTCGACGTGGTGCTGCCCGAAGTGCTGGCCTTCTTCCGCGCGGCTGGACTGGAAGGCAAGATCCCGCTCATCGCCGCCGGCGGCATCGCAAGCCACGAAGACATCGTGCGCCTGCAAGGCCTGGGCGCGGCGGCGGCGCAGCTGGGCACCGCCTTCGCCGTCACCTGCGAAAGCGATGCGAGCGAGGCTTTCAAGCAGGTGCTGGCCGGCGCCAAGCCCGAGGACATCGTCGAATTCACCAGCGTCGCCGGCCTGCCCGCGCGCGCCGTGCGCACGCCCTGGCTGGAGAAATACCTGCGGCTGCAGGAGCGCATGCAGAAGCATGCGCACGAAAAGGCGCACTGCACCATGTGGTTCGACTGCCTGGCCCATTGCGGGCTGCGCGACGGCAAGGCCGCCTGGGGCCAGTTCTGCATCGACAAGGTCCTCGGCCACGCCCTCAGCGGGGACGTTCGCAAAGGGCTATTCTTCCGGGGAGCGGGCCGGCTCCCCTTCGGCGAGCAGATCCGCCCCGTGCGCGACCTGCTGCAACAGCTGTGCGGCGACTCCATGGAGGCAAGCAACGCATGA